Genomic window (Pradoshia sp. D12):
ACTATTATGGACGATGGTAGCCCATTTTTCTTTTACCTCCTGGATGTATATACCGGATATTTTACTGAATCCGTGGGTTCAGTTGGCTTTAGCGACACCTGTTCAATTCATTATTGGTTGGCAATTTTATAAAGGGGCCTATAAGGCTCTGCGAAATGGCAGTGCCAACATGGATGTATTAGTGGTGCTTGGTACATCTGCTGCCTATTTTTATAGTTTATATGAATCTATAGTAAAAAGTGGGCATCATCATGCTGAGATGCCGCATCTTTATTTTGAAACAAGTGCCATTTTAATAACTTTAATTTTACTGGGTAAATTATTTGAGGCTAAGGCAAAAGGCCGTACATCAGATGCGATTAAGAAGATGATTGGCTTGCAGCCTAAAACGGCGATTGTCATTCGTGATCAAAAAGAAGTGAAAGTTCCGCTTGCCGATGTAGTAGTAGGGGACTTAATCTATGTGAAACCCGGAGAGAGAATTCCAGTAGATGGTGAAGTGCTCGATGGCAGCTCAGCTGTGGATGAATCCATGTTAACGGGTGAAAGTGTTCCGGTTGATAAAAATCCAGGGGACCAAGTCTTCGGAGCCACCATTAATAAAAATGGTGCATTAAAGATGAAAGCCATTAAAGTGGGTAAAGATACAGCCCTATCCCAAATTATTAGAGTGGTTGAACAGGCACAGGGTTCGAAAGCTCCAATTCAGCGGTTAGCGGATAAAATATCAGGTATCTTTGTTCCGATTGTAGTGGGAATAGCCGTTTTGACATTTATAGCATGGTATTTTATCGTGGATCGTGGAAATTTCACTACGGCACTAGAAAATATGATTGCTGTTCTTGTAATAGCCTGTCCATGTGCGTTAGGGTTGGCTACGCCGACATCCATAATGTCTGGGTCTGGCCGGGCAGCTGAATTTGGTATTTTATTTAAAGGCGGAGAGCATTTAGAGACCGCTCATCAGATTAATACCGTACTGTTGGATAAGACAGGGACAATAACGAATGGTAAACCGATTTTAACGGATATTATACCAATCGGAAATTGGGAGCAGGAAAAACTGTTAAAACTCATAGCGGCAGCAGAGAAACCATCCGAGCATCCTCTAGCACAGGCAATAGTCGAAGCAGCCCATGAACATAATCTGGAGCTTACAGAGGCAGTAGATTTTCAAAGTACTCCTGGATTTGGAATTCGCGCTTCTGTTGGGCAGGATAAAGTCCTGGTAGGAACGAGAAAATGGATGACGGCTAATCAGCTTGATATCACCTCAACTCAGCCTTTTATGGAGGATCTTGAGAAAGAAGGGAAAACGGCGATGATTGCCGCGGTGAATGGAAATGTGGCTGGTATCATTGCTGTTGCTGATACGATTAAAGAGACATCCGGACAGGCGGTGCAACGTCTAAGGGATATGGGCATCGAGGTGTGGATGATTACAGGAGATAATCAGAGCACCGCGGAGACAATCGCAAAGCAGGCGGGTATTCAACATGTGATTGCTGAAGTTCTTCCAGAAGGAAAGGCGAATCAGATTAAAAGATTCCAATCTGAAGGAAGAAAAGTAGCGATGGTCGGCGACGGAATTAATGATGCTCCGGCCCTAGCGTTGGCCGATATCGGTATTGCTATCGGAACAGGTACAGATATTGCAATAGAAGCAGCGGACATTACCTTGATGAAGGGCGACTTAAATGGAATTGCAGATGCGTTTTATTTAAGTAAGCAGACGATGCGTAATATTAAACAAAATCTATTTTGGGCTTTTGGCTATAATACCCTTGGAATTCCAGTGGCGTTTATGGGACTGCTCGCCCCTTGGTTGGCAGGTGGTGCTATGGCATTCAGTTCGGTGAGTGTTGTCTTAAATGCCCTGCGCCTTCAACGAATTAAGCTAAAGTAAATAGAGTGAGGAAATGCCGACATGGTAAGTGTCGGCATTTTTTTGCGTTGTATAACAAGTATAAGCAGCTGAGGCAATGGTTTAAAACAAATAAAGGAAACTCTCATCTTTTATAGAATGTAAAAAGCATGAGAGGTGGGATATTATGGAAATGGAGATTCCAAGGAAACGGGTGTCAAAGGGGAAGAAAATTAGTTTATGGGTAATTGCTATTTTAGTAGTCATTCTTATAATTGGTTCACTGGGAGCGGTTTATTTTGTTAAACGGCCTTTACCGCAAATGGAAGGTGAACTTGAACTTTTGGGTTTACATAATGAGGTAGAGGTTTTGCGTGATCAAGAAGGAGTTCCGCATATAAAGGCCGATGATACACAGGATTTATTTTTTGCCCAAGGTTATGTACAGGCTCAGGATAGGATGTTTCAAATGGATTTATCAAGAAGGCAGGCATCAGGCAGATTAAGTGAAGTAATAGGGGAAGCCATGCTTAAAAACGATAAATATTTCCGAACGCTAGGTTTGAGGAGAGCTGCTGAAGATTCTTATGAATCCTATTCACCGGAGGCAAGAGAAATACTTCAGTCATTTGCTGAGGGTGTAAATGCCTACATAAAAGAAAAAAAGGCCAAAGGGAAATGGCCGATAGAATTTACCTTTCTTGGGTATGAGCCAGAGGAGTGGACTCCGATTGATTCACTGACGATTGGTAAGTATATGGCTTTTGATTTGGGAGGAAACTGGAACAGTCAGGCTTTTCGTCACTATTTGCTGCAAAGTTTCCCGAAGGAAAAAGCATATGAACTATTCCCAAGCTACCCTGCAGGAGCACCAGTGAATATAACCAAGGATGAACTCGACATAGAAGGCAGTTTATCTTCTTCTGTTGTCCCGAATGAATATAACGGAAGCAATAATTGGGTAGTCTCAGGTGAGAAGACCCAATCTGGAGAACCATTATTGGCGAATGATCCACATTTATCTTTGGCCACCCCCTCTGTTTGGTATCAAAATCATTTGGAAGGGCCTGGCTATAATGTTAGCGGTGTCATATTTGCCGGTATTCCTGGAATCATTTTAGGTCATAACCTAACTATTGCATGGGGAGTTACGAATGTGGGTCCTGATGTACAGGATTTATATATTGAGAAGAGAAACCCTGAACAGGAAGATGAATTTCTTTACAAAAAAGAATGGGAAAAAGCTCAGGTTATTCATGAGAAGATAAAGATAAAAGGACAGAAATCGGAGGATTTTAAAATAACCATTACACGTCATGGGCCTGTCATCTCAGAATTTTTAGGAAGTGTTGGCAAGGAGCATGTTTTGGCTTTAAAGTGGACCGCTTTGCAACCCTCAAATGAGCTGGAAGCCGTGCTTAATATGGGTAAATCAAAAGATTGGACCGAATTCGAAAAAGCGCTGGAGGATTTTGAATCGCCGGCACAAAATTTTGTCTTTGCCTCAAAGGAAGGAACAATTGCTTATAAGGCTAATGGGAAGATTCCTATTCGAAAAGATAAGCAGGATGCTCTTTTACCGGTAGAAGGCTGGACGGGAGAAAATGAGTGGGTTGGATATATTCCATACAACGAATTACCGCGTACGATTAATGCTGAAAAAGGATACATATCAACGGCTAACAATAAAGTAACAGATGAACACTATCCGTATCATATAAGCCATGATTGGGCCCAGCCCTATCGCCAAATGAGGATTGATGAAGTTCTTTCAGGCAATGATAAATTAACGATTGAAGAGATGAAGAATTTGCAAATGGATCAGCGAAATCTGCAGGCGGAGGAGTTCCTGCCGAAGTTTATAGAAGAACTATCAGAGACTAAAGAAACAGAGGCCATTGATGTTTTAGAGGACTGGAATTACATGGATGACAAAGAAATGGCAGCTCCGTTACTCTTCCAACTATGGATGGCAGAAATCTCGGACACCTTATTCGCAGATGATATATCTGAAGAAATGCTCACCCTTTTCAGAGGCAGAAAGCAAGCTGTTGATCAGCTTCTTAGAAAAGCGTTAAATGGTGAAAAGAGTATTTGGATTGAAGACAAGGGTGGCTTAAAGACGGTGCTGGAAACCAGCTTGAAGAAAGCTGTTACAAAAGGGAAAGAGATACAGGGAGGGGTTCTTTCTAATTGGAGATGGGGGGATTATCACCAAATTCAATTTAAGCATCCGCTATCCTCAGTCAGTCCTCTTCAATATGTGTTTAATTATAAGGGGGAACTAGAGAGTGGGGGAAGTGCGGTTACGGTTCAGGCAGCTGGTTACGATACGAAGGGAACTATTAATCATGGAGGATCATGGAGGTTTATTGCGGATCTCTCTGATTTATCCAAGGCCTCACATATAGTCGGACCAGGACAGTCCGGGCAATTGGGAAGCGAATGGTACCAAAACCAAATGGAAGATTGGGTTACAGGGACATATCATCTAACGAAACTAAATGAAAAGAATGGAGTCAAGCTCCGGTTAATACCAAAAATAAAAAGGTAGTATTTTCCGAATAAGTAAAATAATTTAAAACGGTGCGTAAGTTTAGTAATGTTGGGAAAAAAGTCTTATAATTTTATACGAGAAAGTTTGAATCTTTTAAAACAGTGGGATTATATAATTTTAATCTTTATTTAAAAAATAAGGCTGGTGCCTACTCACTTTTTGCTACAGGTCAGATTAAAGGATTACCAATGTTACAACAACTTTACAATATAATTTTTTTACGGTTTTTTGAATCTTTTTTGGTTTAATATCGTCTAGAATAAAGGAGAAACTATTTACACCGATAGGATAAGCAGGGGATAGGTAATTAGATGTAGGCTTGACTAATCAAAATAGTCTAATAGCCACCTAACATCGTATTGATGAAGACATGCCGGAGGGGTTTGTATTGAAACATGGTAAAAGAGATTTTATATACCTTCATAAACAAGAAGCTGAGCATTTTGTAGCTTCATTTGGCATAGACTTTTTTAGTTTTATGCAATCGTTGAAAGAGCCGCCGCCAAATGTTTTATTATTGGATCATCCTTTTATGGATGTTGAATATGATATGCATACACAGTTTAATTATGTTTCCTTTCCCTCATATAAGAAATATTATAAAGAAAGTGGGAAGGAGTATGGGCATATAAGCTGGATTGATTTTGAGGATATTGAGGGGCTGGAAGAATTAGCTCCATGGGAAATCGCTGAAATCCTGTATATCAGACATACATTTAACCATCTAAGATCTCCCTTTTATCCAAAATTAAATAATCGGTTTGTCTATTTAACATTAGAGGATGGCTTTTATAATAAAGTTTATTACCGGTATTGGAATGATTTTTACCAGTTAATTTCCAAGCTAATTCCTGAGCATGTGGAGATAAATAAGCCGGATCGATTATGGCTGGGCGGTAGAAAAAAAACAGAGAACGCAATAATCCCTACAGAGATTCTGAAACAGTTATCCCCTTTGTTTAATGAGGGCGTAATCATCAGCTTTCATAAGTCAATTCAAACAAGACAAACTATCGAGATTCCAGTGTGGGTTGTTGGAGATTATCGGCATGAAGATGAGCTGAGAGATGAATTAAGGACGATATACCAAAAACGGCAAACTGTTAA
Coding sequences:
- a CDS encoding heavy metal translocating P-type ATPase, with the protein product MKHVHLQITGMTCAACSARIEKVLGKMEGVKEVNVNLATETSAILYDPTLLSANDLRGKIEKLGYGVTTRVSELMITGMTCAACSARIEKVLNKTEGVLIANINLALESGTIEYSSSELSEEDLIAKIEKLGYGASPKEQHKQESEDPRQSAIKKQQLRFIAAAFLSLPLLWTMVAHFSFTSWMYIPDILLNPWVQLALATPVQFIIGWQFYKGAYKALRNGSANMDVLVVLGTSAAYFYSLYESIVKSGHHHAEMPHLYFETSAILITLILLGKLFEAKAKGRTSDAIKKMIGLQPKTAIVIRDQKEVKVPLADVVVGDLIYVKPGERIPVDGEVLDGSSAVDESMLTGESVPVDKNPGDQVFGATINKNGALKMKAIKVGKDTALSQIIRVVEQAQGSKAPIQRLADKISGIFVPIVVGIAVLTFIAWYFIVDRGNFTTALENMIAVLVIACPCALGLATPTSIMSGSGRAAEFGILFKGGEHLETAHQINTVLLDKTGTITNGKPILTDIIPIGNWEQEKLLKLIAAAEKPSEHPLAQAIVEAAHEHNLELTEAVDFQSTPGFGIRASVGQDKVLVGTRKWMTANQLDITSTQPFMEDLEKEGKTAMIAAVNGNVAGIIAVADTIKETSGQAVQRLRDMGIEVWMITGDNQSTAETIAKQAGIQHVIAEVLPEGKANQIKRFQSEGRKVAMVGDGINDAPALALADIGIAIGTGTDIAIEAADITLMKGDLNGIADAFYLSKQTMRNIKQNLFWAFGYNTLGIPVAFMGLLAPWLAGGAMAFSSVSVVLNALRLQRIKLK
- a CDS encoding penicillin acylase family protein, which gives rise to MEMEIPRKRVSKGKKISLWVIAILVVILIIGSLGAVYFVKRPLPQMEGELELLGLHNEVEVLRDQEGVPHIKADDTQDLFFAQGYVQAQDRMFQMDLSRRQASGRLSEVIGEAMLKNDKYFRTLGLRRAAEDSYESYSPEAREILQSFAEGVNAYIKEKKAKGKWPIEFTFLGYEPEEWTPIDSLTIGKYMAFDLGGNWNSQAFRHYLLQSFPKEKAYELFPSYPAGAPVNITKDELDIEGSLSSSVVPNEYNGSNNWVVSGEKTQSGEPLLANDPHLSLATPSVWYQNHLEGPGYNVSGVIFAGIPGIILGHNLTIAWGVTNVGPDVQDLYIEKRNPEQEDEFLYKKEWEKAQVIHEKIKIKGQKSEDFKITITRHGPVISEFLGSVGKEHVLALKWTALQPSNELEAVLNMGKSKDWTEFEKALEDFESPAQNFVFASKEGTIAYKANGKIPIRKDKQDALLPVEGWTGENEWVGYIPYNELPRTINAEKGYISTANNKVTDEHYPYHISHDWAQPYRQMRIDEVLSGNDKLTIEEMKNLQMDQRNLQAEEFLPKFIEELSETKETEAIDVLEDWNYMDDKEMAAPLLFQLWMAEISDTLFADDISEEMLTLFRGRKQAVDQLLRKALNGEKSIWIEDKGGLKTVLETSLKKAVTKGKEIQGGVLSNWRWGDYHQIQFKHPLSSVSPLQYVFNYKGELESGGSAVTVQAAGYDTKGTINHGGSWRFIADLSDLSKASHIVGPGQSGQLGSEWYQNQMEDWVTGTYHLTKLNEKNGVKLRLIPKIKR